In the Portunus trituberculatus isolate SZX2019 chromosome 21, ASM1759143v1, whole genome shotgun sequence genome, one interval contains:
- the LOC123507125 gene encoding homeobox protein Nkx-2.1-like has translation MKRAAKEKAMSEQNTSASQSVGSPRRVAVPVLVKDGKPCPTGDDQDGATQSTPSSTPLTSQPPPVHHAAEQHHADHHHTPTSYSGSVHLSGSHVISDLGGGCSSPMMTEPVVVSGVSSASAACLPPVSSISGDYARMTPPTHHMVTPPATPHNPPNMCYFPLQSRTW, from the exons ATGAAGAGGGCGGCCAAGGAGAAGGCCATGTCCGAACAAAACACGTCCGCCTCACAG TCAGTGGGATCTCCGCGTCGTGTGGCAGTTCCCGTGTTGGTGAAGGATGGCAAGCCCTGTCCCACGGGCGATGACCAGGACGGGGCCACGCAGTCAACGCCCTCGTCCACGCCCCTCACCTCGCAGCCCCCGCCCGTACACCACGCGGCCGAGCAGCACCAcgccgaccaccaccacacgcccacCTCCTACTCCGGCTCCGTGCATCTCTccg GCTCCCATGTGATTAGTGACCTGGGGGGCGGCTGCTCTTCCCCCATGATGACCGAGCCTGTTGTGGTAAGCGGCGTCTCCTCTGCCTCCGCCGCCTGCCTGCCGCCCGTGTCCTCCATCAGTGGGGACTACGCCCGCATGACGCCGCCCACACACCACATGGTCACGCCGCCCGCCACCCCGCACAACCCGCCCAACATGTGTTACTTCCCTTTACAAAGCCGCACCTGGTGA